In one Zobellia galactanivorans genomic region, the following are encoded:
- a CDS encoding outer membrane beta-barrel protein codes for MIKSFCLFLTLTFSCISLFAQEGFKIGAQAGMPLGEYNDYVSVVIGADVGYMWAPNKVFDLGVKAGIIHGFAETFTGQNVTIDYPSVQFLPLAASIRLWPAKTFSIGGDIGNAFGLNKGNDGGFYYRPQIGFQVGPTSELNFSYTGITINDSTWSTITMGFVYTFLSARHFR; via the coding sequence ATGATCAAATCTTTTTGTTTATTCCTGACCCTGACTTTTTCCTGTATTTCACTATTTGCCCAAGAAGGCTTTAAAATCGGGGCACAAGCTGGTATGCCGCTTGGAGAGTACAACGATTATGTTAGTGTTGTTATCGGTGCCGATGTAGGCTATATGTGGGCTCCGAACAAAGTATTTGACTTAGGGGTAAAAGCCGGTATCATTCACGGCTTTGCCGAAACGTTTACGGGGCAGAATGTTACTATTGACTACCCTAGCGTTCAGTTTTTACCACTTGCGGCTTCGATTAGATTGTGGCCGGCAAAAACTTTTTCTATTGGAGGGGATATTGGAAATGCCTTTGGTTTGAACAAAGGAAACGATGGCGGATTTTACTACCGACCACAAATAGGTTTCCAAGTCGGGCCAACATCGGAACTCAACTTTTCGTACACAGGTATCACGATAAATGATAGTACCTGGTCTACCATTACCATGGGCTTTGTCTATACCTTTTTATCTGCAAGACATTTCAGGTAA
- the aroQ gene encoding type II 3-dehydroquinate dehydratase: MKLIIINGPNLNLLGKREPEVYGNKTFEDYFADLQFKFKDVQLEYFQSNIEGELIGKIQEVGFSYDGIVLNAAAYTHTSVGIGDAIKAVTTPVVEVHISNTHKREEFRHVSYISPVAKGVILGFGLQSYDLAIQSFLK, encoded by the coding sequence ATGAAATTAATCATTATCAACGGCCCTAACCTGAATCTGTTGGGCAAGCGCGAACCAGAGGTATACGGTAACAAAACTTTTGAAGATTATTTTGCTGATTTACAGTTTAAGTTCAAAGACGTTCAGCTCGAATATTTTCAATCGAATATAGAAGGTGAACTTATTGGGAAAATACAGGAAGTAGGTTTTTCTTATGACGGTATTGTCTTGAATGCCGCAGCCTATACGCACACTTCCGTAGGTATTGGCGATGCTATAAAGGCGGTTACGACACCTGTGGTGGAGGTCCATATTTCCAATACCCATAAGCGCGAAGAATTTAGGCACGTATCTTACATCTCGCCCGTTGCAAAAGGGGTGATTCTTGGCTTTGGTCTTCAGAGCTATGATTTGGCCATTCAGAGTTTTTTAAAATAG
- a CDS encoding porin family protein, which produces MKIKFCAILALVFFGVQSSVAQTVIQGTGPSGGMNTGDISFGGKTGINFTTWRGSEFDGISARVGAYVGGVVEIPVMDDFYVQPELLFSLQGADLGPSNANLVYLQIPVMGKYHITDEIAVELGPQVGLLLADNWEEDLQSQDTESLELGLNIGGGYRMDENFYFQLRIGLGLSKVLEITKAYNAGVSIGAVYFL; this is translated from the coding sequence ATGAAAATTAAGTTTTGCGCTATTCTGGCGTTAGTTTTTTTTGGAGTACAAAGTAGCGTTGCACAAACCGTAATTCAGGGTACCGGCCCGTCGGGAGGAATGAATACAGGAGATATTTCCTTCGGGGGAAAAACCGGAATCAATTTCACCACATGGCGTGGTAGTGAGTTCGATGGCATTTCGGCCAGGGTGGGGGCTTATGTCGGAGGTGTGGTAGAAATACCTGTTATGGATGATTTTTATGTGCAGCCAGAGTTGTTATTTTCTTTACAAGGTGCCGATTTAGGGCCTTCCAATGCCAATTTGGTCTATTTGCAAATACCGGTTATGGGAAAATACCATATTACCGATGAAATAGCGGTAGAGCTGGGGCCTCAAGTAGGTTTGCTCTTGGCGGATAACTGGGAAGAGGACCTTCAGTCACAAGATACCGAGTCTCTTGAATTAGGCTTGAACATAGGGGGCGGTTACCGAATGGATGAAAATTTCTATTTTCAGCTTAGAATAGGTCTAGGGCTTTCCAAAGTATTGGAAATTACCAAAGCCTATAATGCCGGAGTGTCGATAGGGGCCGTATACTTCCTGTAA